In Treponema rectale, a single genomic region encodes these proteins:
- a CDS encoding helix-turn-helix domain-containing protein, whose protein sequence is MGIKEELTRIEFKNREYMINHIPYDREMAFYQSIRNGDMEEMKRLFKPLCVEGFGKLSDNPLRNLKYHLIITVAFITRYCIEGGLEMESAYNLSDIYIQKIDHCSSEEGIHQIHKEMTEAYVKRMQQQKTRKVYSKPISLCIDYIYDNLHSKISLDELSEVSSLSTSYLSKLFHSEVGITIAQYITTKKIEAAKNLLIYTDNTPVDISNYLSFSSESHFISVFKKITGLTPKKFRTIHFRYNFTESE, encoded by the coding sequence CGTACGACAGGGAAATGGCCTTCTACCAGAGCATCAGAAACGGCGACATGGAAGAAATGAAACGGCTGTTCAAACCTTTGTGCGTTGAAGGATTCGGCAAGCTCAGTGACAATCCCCTCAGAAACCTTAAATACCATCTTATCATCACAGTTGCATTCATCACGCGATACTGCATTGAAGGCGGACTTGAAATGGAATCTGCCTACAACCTCAGCGATATTTACATTCAGAAGATTGACCACTGCTCGTCGGAGGAAGGAATCCACCAGATTCATAAAGAAATGACCGAGGCTTACGTAAAACGAATGCAGCAGCAGAAGACAAGAAAGGTTTACTCCAAACCGATAAGCCTCTGCATCGACTACATTTACGACAATCTTCATTCTAAAATCTCTCTTGATGAACTGTCCGAAGTCTCTTCCCTGAGCACCTCCTACCTGTCCAAACTGTTTCACAGTGAAGTAGGCATTACCATCGCACAGTACATAACCACTAAAAAAATTGAAGCAGCGAAAAACCTGCTGATATACACCGACAATACACCGGTTGACATCTCCAACTATCTGTCATTCAGTTCGGAAAGTCATTTCATCAGCGTATTTAAGAAAATAACAGGGCTTACTCCAAAAAAGTTCAGGACAATTCACTTCCGCTATAATTTTACGGAATCAGAATAA